CGCTTCTATCGGCTGGTCTTTGCGGTCCTTGTGCTTTGTTGCGCATTTTCCGCGCATGCGCAGCAGACGGCTATCCAGGGCACTGTGGCAGATGCGAGTGGAGCAACCATTACGGGTGCTGAAGTTGTGGCGGAGCCTGTAACTGGTGGCACGCCGTATAAAACGACAACGGATTCTGACGGGCATTTCAAGTTTCCTGTGGTGTTGGCTGCAGAGTACGAGGTGACGATTACAGCAAGCGGATTCGCGCCAAACCGTCAGCACTTCACACTGCTCATCGGACAATCATCCGATCTGGCATTTTCTCTCTCTCCGGCATCAACATCTTCCGCGATTACGGTGACTGACGCGCCCGTGCAGATTGATACAACTGCGTCCCAGGTCTCTGGCAATGTCGACCCCGTGGCCATGACGAAGCTTCCGATTAATGGCCGTAACTGGATGGAGCTCTCTTCGCTGGTTCCGGGTGTACGTGTGAATTCGTTCTCGAATGGAACGCCACTTGGCGGTAACAATGCTGGAAAGCTGCAGATGAATGTTGATGGCCAGCAGGTGACCAACAATACAGCTTCCGCTACTTCATCTACGGCGCAGGCGCAGTTCAGCCGCGATGCGATCTCGCAGTTTCAGATCATTACCAACCGCTTTGATGCGACCCAGGGACGTTCAGCCGGCATCCAGGTCAATGCTCAAACTAAGTCAGGTGCGAACGAGTTTCGTGGAACGGCGTTCCTGTATGCGCGTAATGATGTCTTCAATGCCTCTGACCCAATTACGCGGACCGTCCTGCCATTCAAAGATACGCAGTACGGAGGCACACTCGGTGGGCCTATCCGGCACGACAAACTCTTCTACTTTGGCTCATTCGAAGGCGAGCGCCAGCCCGGAACGATTGTAAGCAATCCGCAGGGATTCAACTACACGTTTACACGTCCTTCGAACATGAGCCTGAACGAGTATCTTCTTCGTTCGGATTATCAGCTGAATGATAAGAATCATTTCTTCGTGCGCGGTTCGGCCTACACCTACGACATGCCTTTCACAGGCGTATCAGGAACAGCGGACCCAAGCACAGGCTATTCCACTACACGTCAGTACTGGAGCGTGTGGGGCGCTTGGAACCGTGTCATTACGCCAAACCTGATCAGCGATCTTAAGGCGGGCTACAACCACATCGGCTATTCCAATATTCCGTTCCAGAGCGGGATGCAGTTGAAGTTTCCTACCACAACTATTGGCGCGGGATACAACATTCCGCAGGTGCGTAATCAGAACTCACCTTCATTTCGCGAAGACATGTTCTGGCTTCATAAGAACCACAGTCTGAAATTTGGTGCGGAGTACTCGCACGAGTCGCACTCTGGTGAATACGGGCAGAATGTACGTGGCTATGCCTCCATGAATGCTGACCCAACCTCGATCGGGCTGAAGTGGACCGATGTCTTTCCGGACACGACAAATCCATCGACATGGAAGCTCTCCCTGGTCAACTCGCTTGTGGGCACGTACACGCAGGGTTTTGGAGACTTCAACCTGAAGATCCAGCGCAATACCATCGGCCTATGGCTGCAGGATGACTGGAAGCTGTTTCCACGCTTTACGCTCAACCTTGGTCTCCGTTACGACAATGATCTTGGTGTGTTCAACCCTCAGCTCCGCATGCCTGCGAGCACTGGAATTCAGCAGCCGACCGGCGGCGACAATAACAACATCTCGCCCCGTGTAGGCTTTGCATACGATCTGTTTGGTCGCGGAACGACGGTGATTCGCGGAGGTGTTGGCATGTACTATGCCGACATCGGAGCCAACCAGATCTCGAACTCGGCACTGTACAACGGGGTCCGCACGGTTCAACCTTCAGTCTCGAAGACATCGACAACGACCGTTGATTTGAATAATCCGTTCAATGGCAAAACTGCCGCGGACTTCCTCGCGAATCCTACGGCTTACGTACAGTCGGTGCAGGTGATGGCGCCGGATGTGAAGACTCCTTGGTCTGCACAGGCAACCATCGGTGTGCAGCAGGTACTGTTTACGGACTGGACCATTTCGGCAGACTTTGTTCATACACGTACGCACAGCGACTGGGTACGTGGAGACGCGAACCTGGCACAGAACCCGGCCAACGGTTTCAACTACGATCCCAGCAAGACCACGAGACCCAACACAAAGTACACGCAGATTCTGACCTTCTATACGCCGAACAATGTTGGCGCCATCTATGACGGCCTGCAGGTAGGCGTTCAGAAAAGGCCGTCACATCACTTTGTATCGGGCGTTGCGTATACGTTCTCGCGTATGAAGGACAATTCTGGCAGCCCGTTCTCTTATCCGAACAATCCCTTCGATCTCAGTTCGGAGTGGTCAAAGTCAACGGACAACCAGACGCATGTGCTTTCAGCCAACGGCAACTATGACTGGAAGTGGGGTTTCCATAGCGGACTTCTATACCGTTTCGGATCGGGCAATAACTTTTCAGCGACGGCTGGATCAAGCCCGACCGGGCTTGGTGCTTACACCACAAACCGGACCTTCTGCGGAACTGGAGCAACGAACTCGCTTTGCACCACCACGGTCAAGGTCTACAACGATTCGAAGTTCAATCGCTATGACGCGAAGTCGGGCTTCATTATCACGGACAGGAACCAGTTTGTTGGCCGTCCTATCCATCGGGTGGATGCCAACGTGGCGAAAGACTTCACCTGGCATGACCGGTACCGTGTCACGTTGCAGGTAGAAGCATTCAACCTGCTGAACCACTCGAACTATGGCGCCTACAACACTGTCATTACGTCCGCGACATACGGTCAGCCGGCAGGAACTTCCAACGAACTTGCCTACTATGCCCGCATGTTTCAGTTCTCTGGACGCTTCTCCTTCTAACAACGAACCCTTCGCTTCTTAGGAGACCATTGATGTTCAACCGGTTTACTTCCTCACAGAACAAGGCTGCCATGGTTGCAATGGCGGTCTTGTTCCTCTTTTCCTTCTTACTGGCAAGCGCTCAGTCGCCGGAGATGTCTACGGTAAAAAAGTATGTTGACACTCACCATAAGGAAATCTTTCAGGAATTTCTTGCGTATGCGAGTATTCCTGATCTCCATGGCGACAACAAAAATCTGACGAAGAATGCAGAACTGCTCAAAAGCATGCTGGATAAGCGCGGCATGCATGGAGAGCTATGGCCCGCTGAGGGCGGAGCTCCCGTGGTGTATGGCGAGAAGATTGTGCCCGGAGCAAAGCATACTCTTCTTTTCTATATCCACTTTGATGGACAGCCGATTGAGCCAAAGCGGTGGGCTCAGCCTGATCCGTTTGTGCCGGTGGTTCGTACTGGAACGATCGAAGAAGGTGGTAAGACGATTACCGATCCTTTGGCAGCGGCCGATGTGCCTGGTGCGTGGCGGATCTATGCTCGTGGGTCCGGAGATGACAAGCTTCCCGGTGAGTGTGTGCTGGGTGCAATCGATGCCCTTGGGCCAAACCTGAAGGAGAACGTAAAAGTCTTCTTTCACGGCGAGGAAGAGGGTGGCGGTCCGAGCATGAACGCGGCATTTGCAAACCATGCGGACAAACTGAAGGACGCCACGCTCCTGATCATTTTAGATGGTCCGCAGCATTCGACCGGGCGGCCCACCATGTACTACGGAGCGCGTGGCGGAGCGAATGTAAATGTCACCGTGTTCACAGCAAAGAACAGCATGCACAGTGGTAACTATGGCAACTGGCTGCCCGATGCAAATGTGCGAATGGCGCAGTTGATCTCGTCCATGGTCGACGCCACTGGAAAGGTGGTGATCGAGCATTTCTACGATGATGTACTGCCATTCTCGAAGTCATCGGAACAGATGATGGACGCTGTTCCTGAGAACAGTGCGCAGATGCAGAAAGACTATGGCGTCGGCTCACTGGATGGTGCTGCGAAGTCCCTGCAGTTTGGCCTGAACATGCCTACTTTCAGCATTCACAAGATTGAGGGCGGCGAAGAGGGGTCAGTCATCGCGGCCAAATCAACGGCCGAGATTGCGATGCGTCTTGTGAAAGAAAACGATCCCAGTGTTATGGCGAAGCGGGTGATCGATCACATCAAGAAGCAGGGCTACTTCATAGTGGATAAGGATCCCGATGTGGCGACGCTCGCAGCACATCCGCGTATTGCGAAGGTAACATCTCGTTCGCTGCAGGCACGCGGTGGGACGGGTGCGTGGCGTACAGACGCTGAACAGCCGGAAGCAGCTTTCGCAAAGGCTGCGCTCGACAAAGCATGGCCGGGCAAGATGGTGTATCTCCGCACGCTTGGCGGAGGTGTTCCTGCGGGGCCATTCATCGATAAGTTCGGTTTCCCGGTCATTGGGATTGCACTAGCAAACTACGACGACAACCAGCACTCTGACAACGAAAACGCAAAGATGGGCAACATCTACGACGGCATTATCACTCTGGCTGGTCTGATCAGCCAATAACATGAGCAACCAGAATTCTCGGGAGAACAAGTAGATTATGGACCGTAATTCAATCTTTAACTCAGCCATCTCACGCCGTAATTTCGTCCGTACATTCGGTGCCGGCGCTGCCGCCGCTGCATTCTCGCCCGCAATGCTTGCTCAGCAGGCAAAAGCCGGTATGGATGGCGAGGCCCGCCGTAAGGAACTCGGCGAGATAAGCCGGCTTACAGCACAAAACGGCGGTGTGACCGTATGGATCAGTAGCAATGAGAATCCGCATGGCCCCTGCACTGCCGCGCTGGAACTCATGGCAAAGACCGGGCCAACTGGCGGACGTTATGACAAGCAGCATCTTGGCAATCAGGTTGTCGATCTGATTAGCAAAGAGTTTTCTCTGAAGCCAGGTTATGTAGAGTTTTACCCCGGCTCTACCGGTCCGCTGGATATGGCTCTGATGTCCAACATCGGTCCGGACAAAGGCATCATCTGTGGAGATCCGGGATACGAGCAAGGGCCTTGGGCCGCCGATGCCTGTAAGGCACCGATCAAGTTCGTCCCATTGACGTCTACGTTCGCGCACGATGTGAAGGCCATGCTCGCTGCTGATCCTAAGGCCGGCGTCTACTACATCTGCAATCCGAATAACCCCACCGGCACCATGACTCCAAAGGAAGACATCAAGTGGTTGCTGAAGAACAAGAACCCGGGATCGGTGGTGATTGTTGATGAAGCCTATCACCATTTTTCGCCGGATGATTCATGCATTGACTTGGTTGCGGCCGATCAGGACATCATCGTGGTGCGTACCTTCTCCAAGCTGTATGGCATGGCGGGTATCCGCGCTGGGTTCGTGTTTGCCAAGCCTGAATATATCGCACGGTTCCAGACAATCTCCCCCTTCATCAAGCTGCGCAGCGTAGCCAGTGTCTCCATGATGGCTTCGGCGGCAGCATTGGCAAGCTTACAGGACAAGACAGTCGTACCCACGAGGCGGAAAGAGAACGCAGACATTCGCAGCGAGACGCTCGAATTCCTGAGCAAGAAGGGATACAAGTTTATTCCTGGATCACAGGCGAATATGTTCTTTGTCGATACCGGACGTCCGGGTAAAGAGATGCAGATTGCCATGCTCAAAGAAGGTGTGTCGATTGGACGTACATGGCCAAAGATGCCGACGTATTGCCGCATTACGGTGGGCACTGCGGATGAGATGAAGAAGTTCCAGGTTGCATTCGCAAAGTGCATGGAAGAGACGCCCGGAAAGCATGCTGCTCTTGTACAGCACTTTGCCGGAAATCCGACAGAACTCTATCGTTCATAAAACAACAGAGGTAGTGTTTCCGACTGGCAGCCCGTGGCGAAAGCCACGGGCATTTTTCTGGGGTGCGGTAACTAGACAAGTGATCAAACAAGGGCATGTGCTCTAAGTACAACCGGATCGGAGGTTCAATTGCCGAGAACGTCGAGAGCATCCGAAAAATGTATAGGTACAAGTGTGGGTCCGACTGTGGAAATAAGTTATATCCTTTTTTGTAATCAACACGAATGAATCCCTGGAGCAGGGAAGCGCGTACCTCGGCGCACTTTCTCGCACTACTTAGAATTTCTGAAACCCAGTAAAAACGATGGTTTAGCGCCCTTTCGAGTATCGCTCGCCGTTGAAGCATTGGGAATGTGAATCCCACATGGATTTCCACTCCTAGTCATTCTTTCAACGCTTTCTGGCTTTGCAACGATGTCGCCGCCGCGTATAACCAACTGACGAAAACGACGTTTCAGAGAACTAATTTCCCGATATCGGCTCAAGTCTAGCTCGATGAGTGCATTGGCCTGAATGTGTCAGTGGAGCTTCTGCGGTTCCAAAGATGAGGAACCGGATATATGGCCACTAGCCATTTCACAACCGACTGAGCACCGACAGAATCCATAGCAACGCTCCGAAAATGAGCGTTGAAGCACTCGAGAGCTCCCGCAACACTGCTTGCACAAAAGAAGCGAGATGGAAACGAAGTTACCAGGGCAAGCTTTCTTTCATGAAGTAGTACCCCCCGGTTGGACCATCGGCGGGGAGGGTGGCGAGGCGGACCGAGGTCTTGGCTCCATCAGCAATCTCCATCGGAGCATATTGCGTCCCAAGCTCTGTTTTTACCCAACCGGGATGGGCCGAGTTTACCTTGATGGGCGTGTCCTTCAGATCGACGGCAAGATGAATGGTGAAGAGGTTGAGCGCAGCCTTGGACGCGTTGTAGGCAAGGACCTTGCCGGCATAGATGGGCGATGCGGGATCCGCATGCAGGGTAAGCGAACCCATGATGCTGGAGACGTTCACGATGCGGCCAGCGGGACTTTGGCGGATCAGTGGAAGGAGCTTTTGCGTCAGTGCGATCAGGCCAAAGAAGTTTGTGTTGAAGACGCGGTGCAGCGTGTCCTGCGTAACGGTAGTGGATGAGTTCTCCACCCAGCGGTCGCTTTCTGCAATTCCGGCATTGTTGACGAGGATGTCGAGCTTGCCGAATGTGGACTCAAGGAATTGATATGCGTGGTCGAAGTCGGTGTGTCGTGTCATGTCCAGGACGAGTGGATAAACGTCCACGCCAACCTCTTTGAGCGTCGAGGCTGTCTGCTGAACCTTGGCCTCATCGCGGGCGGCGACCACAACAGTGATGCCTTGTTTACCCAGTTGCAAGGCTGTCTCAAAGCCAATTCCTTTATTCGCGCCCGTAATCAACGCAATCTTTTTCTGATCTGTCATGTGTCAAGCTCCTGTGGCAAACTTATGCCGTGCTCTGTCATATTTCAAATCGATACGACCGATACTAATTATCGATATTTCGTATATTAGTGTGTAAAGCATGATTCTTTGAGGGAGCGAAGAAGGAGGCCCATGATCGGAGTACTTGAATTGCCGGAGCAAGACGAAACGAATACGTCGCGGCAAGTGGAGGTCATCGATCACTTCAATCTACGGAACTTCGATCTCAATCTGATGCTTGTGTTCGACGCATTGATGAAGGAGCGAAGTGTTACCAAGGCAGCAGCGAGACTGCGCGTCCACCAGCCCGCAGTGAGTCATAGTCTCTCGACCTTGCGTCTCCTTCTGCAGGATGATCTGTTCGTTCGAATCGGACAGTCGATGCGGCCTACGCCCCGAGCCTGTAGCCTTGCCCAAGGCATAAGCAAGGTTCTTTCTCAAGCGCATCAACTGCTTCTGACCTCGCAGGGTTTCGACCCTATGCTTGAGGAGCGTACCTTCCGAATCGGTTGCTACAGCGAGATTGAGGTGCTTCTTATCCCACTGCTAGCAGAACATCTGCGTGAGCGCGCTCCGAAGATGCGGTTGCACGCTCGTACCACCTCTCCCGAGACAGTTGCTCGTATGCTTGACGATCAAAGCATTGACTTCGCGGTTGGCTGTTTTCACAGCGAGCAGAGCCGCTTCCGGAGAAGGGAGCTGTTCGGGCAATCCCTGATGTGCTGCTACAACCCAAAGCTGCTCAATTTTCCTAAGAGACTAACGCTGAAGCATTACCGGTCCGCTCGTCACGCCCTCGTTTCACAGAGTCAGGACCTTGGAGGCTGTCTCGACCAGGTATTCCGGCAACACGATCTGCAGATTGATGTTGCAGTCGCAGCGCCTGAGTTCCTCAGCATTCTTGCTGCTGTAGAGCGAGCTCCTTTGATTGCGACCCTTCCGCGATGGATTGTCCAGCGCTTTGCGGGAATGTTCAAGCTTCAAAGCTGCGAAGCTCCGTTTGAGAATCAACTACCCCCTGTAACCGTTATGTGGCCCTCACATGTAGATAAAGAACCGGCATCGGAATGGATACGAGAGCAAATTGTGTTGATTACA
Above is a genomic segment from Terriglobus tenax containing:
- a CDS encoding TonB-dependent receptor, whose amino-acid sequence is MRLRCISPSGSVDFVSFCRFYRLVFAVLVLCCAFSAHAQQTAIQGTVADASGATITGAEVVAEPVTGGTPYKTTTDSDGHFKFPVVLAAEYEVTITASGFAPNRQHFTLLIGQSSDLAFSLSPASTSSAITVTDAPVQIDTTASQVSGNVDPVAMTKLPINGRNWMELSSLVPGVRVNSFSNGTPLGGNNAGKLQMNVDGQQVTNNTASATSSTAQAQFSRDAISQFQIITNRFDATQGRSAGIQVNAQTKSGANEFRGTAFLYARNDVFNASDPITRTVLPFKDTQYGGTLGGPIRHDKLFYFGSFEGERQPGTIVSNPQGFNYTFTRPSNMSLNEYLLRSDYQLNDKNHFFVRGSAYTYDMPFTGVSGTADPSTGYSTTRQYWSVWGAWNRVITPNLISDLKAGYNHIGYSNIPFQSGMQLKFPTTTIGAGYNIPQVRNQNSPSFREDMFWLHKNHSLKFGAEYSHESHSGEYGQNVRGYASMNADPTSIGLKWTDVFPDTTNPSTWKLSLVNSLVGTYTQGFGDFNLKIQRNTIGLWLQDDWKLFPRFTLNLGLRYDNDLGVFNPQLRMPASTGIQQPTGGDNNNISPRVGFAYDLFGRGTTVIRGGVGMYYADIGANQISNSALYNGVRTVQPSVSKTSTTTVDLNNPFNGKTAADFLANPTAYVQSVQVMAPDVKTPWSAQATIGVQQVLFTDWTISADFVHTRTHSDWVRGDANLAQNPANGFNYDPSKTTRPNTKYTQILTFYTPNNVGAIYDGLQVGVQKRPSHHFVSGVAYTFSRMKDNSGSPFSYPNNPFDLSSEWSKSTDNQTHVLSANGNYDWKWGFHSGLLYRFGSGNNFSATAGSSPTGLGAYTTNRTFCGTGATNSLCTTTVKVYNDSKFNRYDAKSGFIITDRNQFVGRPIHRVDANVAKDFTWHDRYRVTLQVEAFNLLNHSNYGAYNTVITSATYGQPAGTSNELAYYARMFQFSGRFSF
- a CDS encoding M20/M25/M40 family metallo-hydrolase, whose amino-acid sequence is MSTVKKYVDTHHKEIFQEFLAYASIPDLHGDNKNLTKNAELLKSMLDKRGMHGELWPAEGGAPVVYGEKIVPGAKHTLLFYIHFDGQPIEPKRWAQPDPFVPVVRTGTIEEGGKTITDPLAAADVPGAWRIYARGSGDDKLPGECVLGAIDALGPNLKENVKVFFHGEEEGGGPSMNAAFANHADKLKDATLLIILDGPQHSTGRPTMYYGARGGANVNVTVFTAKNSMHSGNYGNWLPDANVRMAQLISSMVDATGKVVIEHFYDDVLPFSKSSEQMMDAVPENSAQMQKDYGVGSLDGAAKSLQFGLNMPTFSIHKIEGGEEGSVIAAKSTAEIAMRLVKENDPSVMAKRVIDHIKKQGYFIVDKDPDVATLAAHPRIAKVTSRSLQARGGTGAWRTDAEQPEAAFAKAALDKAWPGKMVYLRTLGGGVPAGPFIDKFGFPVIGIALANYDDNQHSDNENAKMGNIYDGIITLAGLISQ
- a CDS encoding aminotransferase class I/II-fold pyridoxal phosphate-dependent enzyme, producing the protein MDRNSIFNSAISRRNFVRTFGAGAAAAAFSPAMLAQQAKAGMDGEARRKELGEISRLTAQNGGVTVWISSNENPHGPCTAALELMAKTGPTGGRYDKQHLGNQVVDLISKEFSLKPGYVEFYPGSTGPLDMALMSNIGPDKGIICGDPGYEQGPWAADACKAPIKFVPLTSTFAHDVKAMLAADPKAGVYYICNPNNPTGTMTPKEDIKWLLKNKNPGSVVIVDEAYHHFSPDDSCIDLVAADQDIIVVRTFSKLYGMAGIRAGFVFAKPEYIARFQTISPFIKLRSVASVSMMASAAALASLQDKTVVPTRRKENADIRSETLEFLSKKGYKFIPGSQANMFFVDTGRPGKEMQIAMLKEGVSIGRTWPKMPTYCRITVGTADEMKKFQVAFAKCMEETPGKHAALVQHFAGNPTELYRS
- a CDS encoding SDR family oxidoreductase, whose translation is MTDQKKIALITGANKGIGFETALQLGKQGITVVVAARDEAKVQQTASTLKEVGVDVYPLVLDMTRHTDFDHAYQFLESTFGKLDILVNNAGIAESDRWVENSSTTVTQDTLHRVFNTNFFGLIALTQKLLPLIRQSPAGRIVNVSSIMGSLTLHADPASPIYAGKVLAYNASKAALNLFTIHLAVDLKDTPIKVNSAHPGWVKTELGTQYAPMEIADGAKTSVRLATLPADGPTGGYYFMKESLPW
- a CDS encoding LysR substrate-binding domain-containing protein, with protein sequence MIGVLELPEQDETNTSRQVEVIDHFNLRNFDLNLMLVFDALMKERSVTKAAARLRVHQPAVSHSLSTLRLLLQDDLFVRIGQSMRPTPRACSLAQGISKVLSQAHQLLLTSQGFDPMLEERTFRIGCYSEIEVLLIPLLAEHLRERAPKMRLHARTTSPETVARMLDDQSIDFAVGCFHSEQSRFRRRELFGQSLMCCYNPKLLNFPKRLTLKHYRSARHALVSQSQDLGGCLDQVFRQHDLQIDVAVAAPEFLSILAAVERAPLIATLPRWIVQRFAGMFKLQSCEAPFENQLPPVTVMWPSHVDKEPASEWIREQIVLITSGRF